From a single Stackebrandtia endophytica genomic region:
- a CDS encoding GNAT family N-acetyltransferase codes for MEPVQLTIDGVQGATDEASRPLVLRMPHEGDLPRIAEMFTDPAVIANTMVPVPWPQADRDAYVERYRESWRQGWPRWMIADAETDDVLGMVGLRAEGFGAEIIYQTAPWARRRQVALRACHTALRFTFDELDVSRVAWGAVTGNHLSRLIALRLGFTMEGISRHGIVQRGTPTDIWAAAMLPGELRDPADPPADYPLMRRRAGVFTGEQPRLSTEHSAVTLRALTEADIEPLTETGQDPVILEWTTLPRPYRLTHSEGFVRDIAPKAWREGDGAVYAIADGDDKYCGTIEIRLHTTDPYEGDIGCMTAPWARGRGYMTAATRSLIRYGFDALGLERIVWHAHAGNAASIRVAEKAGFVAEGVLRNGVRHFGEHRDLWQGSILRTDLENP; via the coding sequence ATGGAACCCGTACAGCTAACCATTGACGGCGTCCAGGGAGCAACCGACGAGGCCAGCCGCCCCCTGGTGTTGCGTATGCCACATGAGGGCGACCTGCCCCGTATCGCCGAGATGTTCACCGATCCCGCCGTCATCGCCAACACCATGGTGCCGGTTCCGTGGCCGCAGGCCGACCGCGACGCCTACGTGGAGCGATACCGGGAATCCTGGCGGCAAGGTTGGCCCAGGTGGATGATCGCCGACGCCGAGACCGACGACGTCCTGGGAATGGTGGGGCTACGGGCCGAGGGATTCGGCGCCGAGATCATCTACCAGACCGCGCCGTGGGCGAGGCGTCGCCAGGTGGCGTTGCGCGCCTGCCACACCGCACTGCGGTTCACCTTCGACGAACTCGACGTCTCCCGGGTGGCGTGGGGCGCCGTCACGGGCAACCACCTGTCTCGTCTCATCGCGCTGCGGTTGGGTTTCACCATGGAGGGCATCTCCCGGCACGGCATCGTGCAGCGGGGTACCCCCACCGACATCTGGGCGGCCGCGATGTTGCCGGGCGAATTGCGGGACCCGGCCGACCCGCCCGCGGACTACCCGCTGATGCGGCGACGTGCCGGTGTCTTCACCGGTGAGCAGCCCCGGCTGAGTACCGAACATTCCGCGGTCACCCTACGAGCCCTCACCGAGGCCGACATCGAACCACTCACCGAAACCGGTCAGGACCCGGTGATCCTCGAGTGGACGACATTGCCGAGGCCCTACCGGCTGACGCATTCGGAGGGTTTCGTGCGCGACATCGCGCCCAAGGCGTGGCGGGAGGGCGACGGAGCCGTCTATGCGATCGCCGACGGCGACGACAAATACTGCGGAACCATCGAGATCCGCCTGCACACCACCGACCCCTATGAGGGCGACATCGGCTGCATGACCGCGCCCTGGGCACGGGGCCGGGGCTACATGACGGCCGCAACCCGATCGCTGATCCGGTACGGCTTCGACGCCCTGGGACTGGAACGCATCGTCTGGCATGCCCACGCGGGCAACGCCGCCTCGATTCGAGTCGCCGAGAAAGCCGGGTTCGTCGCCGAGGGAGTCCTGCGAAACGGCGTCCGACACTTCGGCGAGCACCGCGACCTGTGGCAGGGCTCGATCCTGCGCACCGACCTGGAAAACCCCTGA
- a CDS encoding GNAT family N-acetyltransferase codes for MTDKPGNDGPAAYPDRLTGEGFTLRPATLDDVDDMVAACNDPAIGEHLHGVPRPYTAEDAREFILTTIPDKRRAGRPEWVIADTDTDRYLGSIGIAHAHPRLAGAELGYLVAPWARGRRLAARALTTVTGLLFQHGVERTELLISPRNVASQRAALRAGYQREGIRRGASRHRDGTRGDYIAYARLSTDPEGPVPRLLPDLPEEGLTDGVVRLRLPQPDDVDAKFALAILEEVWRHQVPPQPASRESIVDACHFGAAAAWLAGSSATMVIEDVETGRFLGNIALHVMAPELGEAMLSYGLTRQARGRGYTTRAVRLVCRWGFEVARFQRLTAGTAPGNIDSQRVLERAGFTREGLERSRLPGADGDRIDNILWSLLPKEMSWTS; via the coding sequence GTGACCGACAAACCCGGTAACGACGGCCCGGCCGCATACCCGGACAGACTGACCGGTGAAGGTTTCACGCTGCGACCGGCCACACTCGACGACGTCGACGACATGGTGGCCGCCTGCAACGACCCGGCCATCGGTGAACACCTCCACGGTGTTCCGCGGCCGTACACCGCCGAAGACGCGCGGGAATTCATTCTCACCACCATCCCGGACAAACGACGGGCCGGGCGTCCGGAATGGGTCATCGCCGATACCGACACCGACCGGTATCTGGGATCCATCGGCATCGCACACGCCCATCCGCGCCTGGCCGGGGCCGAACTCGGTTACCTGGTCGCGCCCTGGGCGCGCGGTCGGCGGCTGGCGGCGCGGGCACTCACCACGGTGACCGGCCTGCTGTTCCAGCACGGTGTCGAACGGACCGAACTTCTGATCAGTCCGAGAAACGTCGCCAGTCAACGCGCCGCACTTCGGGCCGGGTATCAGCGCGAAGGCATTCGACGCGGGGCCAGTCGTCATCGCGACGGCACCCGAGGCGACTACATCGCCTACGCCCGCCTGTCCACCGACCCCGAGGGCCCGGTTCCCCGGCTACTCCCCGACCTGCCCGAGGAGGGACTCACCGACGGGGTGGTCAGGTTGCGGTTGCCGCAACCAGACGACGTCGACGCGAAGTTCGCCCTGGCGATCCTTGAAGAGGTGTGGCGGCATCAGGTTCCGCCACAACCGGCCAGTCGGGAATCGATCGTCGACGCCTGTCATTTCGGCGCCGCCGCCGCATGGCTGGCCGGTTCATCCGCGACCATGGTCATCGAGGACGTCGAAACCGGTCGGTTCCTCGGCAACATCGCCTTGCACGTCATGGCGCCCGAGCTGGGCGAGGCGATGCTCAGCTATGGTCTCACCCGCCAAGCCCGCGGTCGCGGCTACACCACTCGCGCGGTGCGTCTGGTGTGCCGCTGGGGATTCGAGGTCGCGCGGTTCCAACGTCTCACCGCCGGAACCGCACCGGGCAACATCGACTCCCAACGGGTACTGGAACGCGCGGGATTCACCCGGGAGGGGTTGGAGCGGTCGCGGCTGCCCGGCGCCGACGGGGACCGGATCGACAACATCCTGTGGTCGTTGCTGCCGAAGGAGATGTCGTGGACCAGCTAG
- a CDS encoding protein phosphatase 2C domain-containing protein — translation MDQLAATRPAPGTDNDDTFVTGPRFAAVLDGCTDPGRDSGCEHDVPWLVAHLSGHLAAGLATEGAPLTDVLAQAIERTGADHPDCDLSNPDSPSSTVTIVREDDDRLEYLVLADSPLLLEHSDGRISHLVDDQVDHLPSYTFDAVAHWRNRPGGFWVASTDPDAAYHGVTGALPRDEVRRALLVTDGVSRLVDRYDWSWDHLVTVATTSGPAALIDAVHSQDALVGAPEGPWPDPMPGKRFDDATAVLCHIADTHLPLTTRYIRTRVGNRSSRSRCAHGCSGVCGHAPRT, via the coding sequence GTGGACCAGCTAGCCGCCACCCGACCGGCGCCGGGAACCGACAACGACGACACCTTCGTGACCGGTCCACGTTTCGCGGCGGTACTGGACGGCTGCACCGACCCCGGACGAGACAGCGGCTGCGAACACGACGTCCCGTGGCTGGTGGCGCACCTGTCGGGACATCTGGCGGCAGGCCTGGCGACCGAGGGCGCCCCGCTGACCGATGTGCTGGCCCAGGCGATCGAGCGAACCGGCGCCGACCATCCCGACTGCGACCTGTCCAACCCGGACTCTCCATCATCGACGGTGACGATCGTTCGAGAGGACGACGACCGACTGGAGTACCTGGTGCTGGCCGATTCCCCGCTGCTACTGGAACACTCCGACGGCCGAATCAGCCATCTCGTCGACGATCAGGTCGACCACCTGCCCTCATACACTTTCGACGCGGTGGCCCACTGGCGCAACAGACCCGGCGGGTTCTGGGTCGCCAGCACCGACCCCGATGCCGCTTATCACGGTGTCACCGGTGCGCTGCCCCGCGACGAGGTGCGACGTGCGCTGTTGGTGACCGATGGGGTGTCCCGGCTGGTCGATCGCTACGACTGGTCCTGGGACCACCTGGTCACCGTGGCGACCACCTCCGGCCCGGCCGCGCTCATCGACGCGGTTCACTCCCAGGACGCCCTGGTCGGAGCACCTGAGGGCCCGTGGCCCGATCCCATGCCGGGCAAGCGTTTCGATGACGCGACGGCAGTGTTGTGTCACATAGCCGACACCCACTTACCGTTGACAACCCGTTACATCCGTACCAGGGTCGGGAATCGATCCTCAAGATCCAGGTGTGCACATGGATGTTCCGGAGTCTGCGGCCACGCGCCGCGCACCTAA
- a CDS encoding pyridoxamine 5'-phosphate oxidase family protein, with protein MSHPRKLLDDYVTQAKVMQLATTDADGAPVVCNLWFASGLRPDRLWFISRENRIHCDNLRERPKVAGSILDTMLDELGGTPVRGVTFTGTARQLPTTGVDQQIDAYLSRWPKAHNAIDPERLANRETHHRIYQIDVTAWVLYDEIGAPKAPRQPVPAE; from the coding sequence GTGTCCCACCCCCGCAAACTTCTCGACGACTACGTCACCCAAGCCAAGGTCATGCAGCTGGCGACCACCGACGCCGACGGCGCACCCGTGGTCTGCAACCTGTGGTTCGCATCCGGATTGCGCCCCGACCGGTTGTGGTTCATCTCCCGCGAGAACCGCATTCACTGCGACAACCTGCGCGAGCGCCCGAAAGTAGCCGGGTCCATTTTGGATACGATGCTGGACGAACTCGGCGGTACCCCGGTCCGCGGAGTGACGTTCACCGGCACCGCCCGTCAACTGCCGACCACCGGGGTCGACCAGCAGATCGACGCCTATCTCTCCCGATGGCCCAAGGCCCACAATGCGATCGACCCGGAACGTCTGGCGAACCGTGAAACCCATCACCGCATCTACCAGATCGACGTGACCGCTTGGGTCCTCTACGACGAGATCGGTGCCCCGAAGGCACCCCGGCAACCGGTACCGGCCGAATAG
- the hpf gene encoding ribosome hibernation-promoting factor, HPF/YfiA family: MEIVVKGRNVEVPDHYRQLVSEKLQKRVEKFDQKVYRVEVELHHEPNRRQQEQCQRVEITCLSKGPVIRAEACAKDFIAAFEAANDKLSARLRRLADRRRVHRGRRTPVSVGQATAALLDNGDAGEKQPLGNEDVDPFDGLVEEHLPGQIVREKTHGGEPMTVDDALFQMELVGHDFYLFHDKESGRPSVVYRRRGFDYGLLRLEM, translated from the coding sequence GTGGAAATCGTCGTCAAGGGCCGCAATGTCGAAGTGCCTGATCACTACCGGCAGCTTGTGAGCGAGAAGCTTCAGAAACGGGTCGAGAAGTTCGACCAGAAGGTCTATCGCGTCGAGGTAGAGCTGCACCACGAGCCGAATCGCAGGCAACAGGAGCAATGCCAACGAGTGGAGATCACTTGTTTGTCCAAGGGGCCGGTCATCCGGGCGGAGGCCTGTGCCAAGGACTTCATCGCCGCATTCGAGGCGGCGAACGATAAGTTGAGCGCCCGGTTGCGCCGTTTGGCCGACCGCCGCCGTGTTCACCGTGGCCGTCGAACCCCGGTTTCCGTTGGGCAGGCGACCGCAGCGTTGCTGGACAACGGCGACGCCGGTGAAAAGCAGCCGCTGGGTAACGAGGACGTCGACCCGTTCGACGGCTTGGTGGAGGAGCACCTGCCAGGGCAGATCGTCCGCGAGAAGACCCACGGCGGTGAACCGATGACCGTCGATGACGCGCTGTTCCAGATGGAGCTGGTCGGACACGACTTCTACCTGTTCCACGACAAGGAGTCGGGCCGTCCGAGCGTGGTATATCGCCGCCGAGGTTTTGACTACGGTCTGCTTCGCCTTGAGATGTAA
- a CDS encoding ComF family protein encodes MTPRSVCREWWYRLRDLVVPDECATCGAKPPLAAPLCAPCAATVDGLTVFRRSGVLPQPIWAAGDYSGVLREMILAFKVGGRRDLAPAFGRVLALPLANARAGAARSLATPRRPATTSVTLDPVILLPIPSTRRAARERGFDHVRSLANALSRVAVTCDWYAPLSAGPRPDSAGLSITARYRAATESIRPMWSRLRRLRRLQRECPQVRLFLLDDIVTSGATLCAANAMFRRAGIRVTGAIVIASVNRRSI; translated from the coding sequence ATGACTCCACGAAGTGTCTGTCGTGAGTGGTGGTATCGGCTGCGGGACCTGGTGGTTCCCGACGAATGCGCCACCTGCGGCGCCAAACCACCCTTGGCGGCACCGCTGTGCGCACCCTGCGCCGCGACCGTCGACGGCCTGACGGTATTCCGGCGATCCGGTGTGCTCCCGCAACCGATCTGGGCGGCGGGGGACTACAGCGGGGTGTTGCGGGAGATGATCCTGGCCTTCAAAGTCGGCGGTCGACGCGATTTGGCGCCGGCTTTCGGACGGGTTCTGGCGCTGCCGCTGGCGAATGCGCGAGCCGGGGCGGCCCGGTCGTTGGCGACGCCGAGGCGACCGGCCACGACGTCGGTGACCCTCGATCCGGTGATTCTGTTGCCGATCCCGTCGACACGGCGGGCAGCTCGCGAACGAGGCTTCGACCACGTGCGATCCCTGGCGAACGCACTGTCACGGGTGGCCGTGACCTGTGATTGGTACGCCCCGTTGTCGGCGGGGCCCCGACCTGATTCGGCAGGCCTGTCGATCACCGCCCGGTATCGCGCGGCGACCGAGTCGATCCGGCCGATGTGGTCACGACTGCGCAGGTTGCGTCGATTGCAGCGGGAGTGTCCGCAGGTGCGACTGTTTCTGCTGGACGACATAGTCACCAGCGGGGCGACGTTGTGCGCGGCCAACGCGATGTTCAGGCGTGCCGGCATTCGGGTAACGGGTGCGATAGTGATCGCTTCGGTGAATCGGAGGTCAATCTGA
- a CDS encoding diacylglycerol/lipid kinase family protein, whose product MSTHVAIVWNPSKTSREELEAAVPTTDIALSWHSTTPDDPGSTATRDALASGATVVVAAGGDGTVRAVAEQLARERSTAELVVVPMGTGNLLARNLDIPLGDVSAALGRAFDGTQARRLDLGWIETDLDGEPRRLAFAVMAGIGIDAHMITETDDDLKDKAGWLAYVESLGRALKASELIDISISFDGAAPATVEAHTMLIGNCGTIQAGITLLPDADPCDGELNLLLLSADSIGQWLDTLRAFAWDNGIRKLLTGEKETQDADTATHVSARTISVSLPEPRVLEIDGDDLGEVTAVSIQTQPDAIRIR is encoded by the coding sequence ATGTCAACGCACGTGGCGATCGTATGGAATCCGTCGAAGACTTCCCGCGAAGAGCTCGAAGCGGCCGTTCCCACGACCGATATCGCGTTGTCGTGGCACTCGACCACTCCCGACGACCCCGGGAGCACGGCGACCCGAGACGCCTTGGCCTCCGGTGCGACCGTGGTCGTCGCCGCAGGCGGTGACGGAACGGTTCGCGCCGTGGCCGAACAACTGGCCCGCGAACGGTCCACCGCCGAACTCGTGGTGGTGCCGATGGGCACCGGCAACCTCTTGGCTCGCAACCTCGACATCCCACTCGGCGATGTGAGTGCCGCACTCGGTCGCGCCTTCGACGGTACCCAAGCCCGTCGGCTCGACCTCGGTTGGATCGAGACCGATCTCGACGGAGAACCACGGCGACTGGCGTTCGCGGTCATGGCGGGCATCGGCATCGACGCGCACATGATCACCGAAACCGATGACGACTTGAAGGACAAGGCGGGCTGGCTCGCCTATGTGGAGTCACTGGGGCGAGCACTCAAGGCGAGCGAGCTCATCGACATCTCGATATCGTTCGACGGCGCCGCCCCCGCAACGGTCGAGGCGCACACGATGTTGATCGGAAACTGCGGCACCATCCAGGCCGGGATCACACTGTTGCCCGATGCGGACCCCTGCGATGGAGAGCTCAACCTGCTGCTGCTCAGCGCCGACAGCATCGGGCAGTGGCTCGATACGCTGCGCGCGTTCGCGTGGGACAACGGCATCCGCAAACTCCTGACGGGTGAGAAGGAGACCCAGGACGCCGACACCGCGACCCATGTCAGCGCACGCACCATCTCGGTATCGCTTCCGGAACCGCGGGTGTTGGAGATTGACGGTGACGACCTCGGGGAGGTCACCGCCGTTTCGATCCAGACTCAGCCCGACGCCATCCGGATCCGCTGA
- a CDS encoding LpqB family beta-propeller domain-containing protein: MTKTIRPGLVVAGIAVALLAGCGLPASGPATTIEEVPRDSAGDSYSDSLPSLGPTVDAEETVLNFLGAAAGDWANRDERLNKFVRSEATWSESSAGMPLVRLNSDKATATSSSTTSATVEVTGTIVGVYNQYGQVKKASGDLKYSREFTLSREYSSDHWHIDAPPEQVVIDEEIFGNRYLAQPLYFPATSDTTGTLVPDLRWIPKSLSDTGVRYERLLDWLLTGPSEWLESSVSSGIPTGTSREAISVNDDGVVVEISARSATSPVDKYEIISAQLAWTLGLESDQQLTLVVDGREQLESKVSDWAKYNRAPGREDGGEDRDLIYYIQNGVIKSATRDAPFAGTAPEGLQEAALEPGGGRMAAVVFTEIGRSLMIGAPGELERVDDFSAAELSDPQWIDRSKLLVLANGEPTMVRVSTGESVKVSMSELDSTITAISLAPDSRRLAFVADGRTYVAPISYTDDFSAKLGEPQRVGLNVTGVRDVGWSQETHLVMIGLVPDAEEWLWQVSIDNAYQQQVEGTKTSTTGAIADSLSVRCNSPQRSPAIGQPLVVSVGNSIARVYTASYSPLQVEDEDGNEVDAIGNAPFVTG; this comes from the coding sequence ATGACGAAAACGATTAGGCCGGGGCTGGTCGTCGCCGGCATCGCCGTGGCCTTGCTGGCCGGATGCGGCCTACCCGCATCCGGACCCGCCACGACCATCGAAGAGGTGCCGCGCGACAGCGCCGGAGACTCCTACAGCGACTCGCTGCCGAGCCTGGGCCCGACCGTCGACGCCGAGGAGACCGTGCTCAACTTCCTGGGCGCGGCCGCCGGCGACTGGGCCAACCGAGACGAACGGCTCAACAAGTTCGTCCGATCCGAAGCCACCTGGAGCGAATCCAGTGCCGGAATGCCGCTGGTGCGCCTCAACAGCGACAAGGCCACCGCCACCTCCAGCAGCACCACCTCCGCCACCGTCGAGGTCACCGGGACCATCGTCGGCGTCTACAACCAGTACGGCCAGGTGAAGAAGGCCTCCGGAGACCTCAAATACAGCCGCGAGTTCACGCTCAGCCGCGAGTACAGCTCCGACCACTGGCACATCGACGCCCCACCCGAACAAGTCGTCATCGACGAAGAGATCTTCGGCAACCGATACCTCGCGCAACCCCTCTACTTCCCGGCGACCTCCGACACGACCGGAACCCTGGTACCCGACCTGCGATGGATACCCAAATCGCTGTCCGACACCGGCGTCCGCTACGAACGGCTGCTCGACTGGCTGCTGACCGGCCCCTCCGAATGGCTCGAATCAAGCGTCAGCAGCGGCATACCCACCGGAACCTCACGCGAAGCCATCAGCGTCAACGACGACGGCGTCGTCGTGGAGATATCAGCCAGATCGGCGACCTCCCCGGTCGACAAATACGAGATCATCTCGGCCCAGCTCGCCTGGACACTCGGTTTGGAATCCGATCAACAACTCACCCTCGTCGTCGACGGGCGCGAACAACTCGAATCCAAGGTCTCCGACTGGGCCAAATACAACCGCGCACCCGGCCGAGAGGACGGCGGCGAAGACCGGGACCTCATCTACTACATCCAAAACGGCGTCATCAAATCCGCCACCCGCGATGCGCCCTTCGCCGGAACCGCGCCCGAAGGGCTCCAAGAGGCTGCGCTGGAACCCGGCGGTGGCCGGATGGCCGCGGTCGTGTTCACCGAGATCGGCCGCTCACTCATGATCGGCGCGCCGGGAGAACTCGAACGCGTCGACGACTTCAGCGCCGCCGAACTATCCGACCCACAATGGATAGACCGGTCCAAGCTCCTGGTCCTCGCCAACGGCGAACCCACCATGGTTCGAGTGAGCACCGGCGAATCCGTCAAAGTCTCCATGAGCGAACTCGACTCCACCATCACCGCGATCTCCCTGGCACCCGACTCCCGCAGGCTCGCCTTCGTCGCCGACGGCCGAACCTACGTGGCCCCCATCAGCTACACCGACGACTTCAGCGCCAAACTCGGCGAACCCCAACGAGTCGGCCTCAACGTCACCGGAGTCCGCGACGTCGGCTGGAGCCAGGAAACCCATCTCGTCATGATCGGACTGGTTCCCGACGCCGAAGAATGGCTCTGGCAAGTCTCCATAGACAACGCCTACCAGCAACAAGTAGAAGGCACCAAGACCAGCACCACCGGAGCGATAGCCGACAGCCTCTCCGTCCGCTGCAACTCACCACAACGCAGCCCCGCGATAGGCCAACCCCTGGTCGTATCGGTCGGCAACAGCATCGCCCGCGTCTACACCGCCAGCTACAGCCCCCTCCAAGTAGAAGACGAAGACGGCAACGAAGTGGATGCCATAGGCAACGCCCCCTTCGTCACCGGCTGA
- the mtrB gene encoding MtrAB system histidine kinase MtrB — MHQFGDWLGRTARQTGNGIKRLAAPVIRAWRGSMQVRVVSATLVASTVLVVVFGLVVASTIIGGMVQTKVETAINQVENSRTVVKRDLATVATAKEPNLDGQMKGLVRELAGEARQSGAPTVVLRTRGAEPIVVAWPAEPSVAEEQLPQDLRDKVLAGKMAIQYAGLNPDGGQERPFLAVGTPVYTDQLTYELYFLFPLDAENQMQTLVRTTLVIAGIALVLLLGVIAGLVTRMVVTPVRLAARTAQRLSAGLLHERMDVRGADDLAKLAGSFNLMAENLHQQIVRLEDMSRLQRRFTSDVSHELRTPLTTVRMAADLLYDNRDDYPAPAARSAELLHNELDRFEDLLAELLEISRFDAGFAQLDTEPVDIAPIVTSVAATFHALADRCGVAVRLHLASDVIAEIDVRRVQRILRNLIGNAIEHAEGKPVCVVLAASETAMAIVVRDRGIGLKPGEEELVFNRFWRADPSRARQTGGTGLGLSISAEDAKLHNGLLEAVGTPGAGSVFRLTLPLRAGDRVISSPLPLANTSDPCKGDDDDEND; from the coding sequence TTGCACCAATTCGGCGACTGGCTCGGCCGAACCGCACGACAGACCGGCAACGGAATCAAGCGGTTGGCTGCACCGGTCATACGCGCCTGGCGCGGTTCGATGCAGGTGCGAGTCGTATCGGCGACTCTGGTGGCATCGACCGTGCTGGTCGTCGTGTTCGGATTGGTCGTCGCCTCCACCATCATCGGTGGCATGGTGCAGACCAAAGTGGAAACCGCGATCAACCAGGTCGAGAACTCCCGCACCGTGGTCAAACGTGACCTCGCCACCGTCGCCACCGCCAAGGAACCCAACCTCGACGGACAGATGAAAGGCCTCGTCCGGGAACTGGCGGGCGAAGCCCGACAAAGCGGAGCCCCCACCGTGGTATTGCGAACCCGAGGGGCCGAACCCATCGTCGTGGCCTGGCCCGCCGAACCATCCGTCGCCGAAGAACAACTACCGCAAGACCTGCGCGACAAGGTCCTCGCCGGGAAGATGGCCATACAGTACGCCGGCCTCAACCCCGACGGAGGACAGGAACGGCCGTTCCTCGCCGTCGGAACACCGGTCTACACCGACCAACTGACCTATGAGCTGTACTTCCTGTTCCCGCTCGACGCGGAGAACCAGATGCAGACCCTGGTCAGAACCACCCTCGTGATCGCCGGCATCGCGCTGGTCCTGCTCCTGGGCGTCATCGCCGGCCTGGTCACCCGGATGGTCGTCACCCCGGTCCGGCTCGCCGCCCGCACCGCGCAACGACTCTCCGCCGGACTACTCCACGAACGCATGGACGTCCGTGGAGCCGACGACCTGGCAAAACTCGCCGGTTCGTTCAACCTGATGGCCGAAAACCTGCACCAGCAGATCGTCCGACTCGAAGACATGTCACGCCTTCAACGACGATTCACCTCCGACGTCTCCCACGAACTGCGCACCCCCCTGACCACCGTGCGCATGGCCGCGGACCTGCTGTACGACAACCGAGACGACTATCCGGCGCCGGCAGCCCGAAGCGCCGAACTGCTCCACAATGAACTCGACAGATTCGAAGACCTGCTGGCCGAACTCCTCGAAATCAGCCGCTTCGACGCCGGATTCGCGCAACTGGACACCGAACCGGTCGACATCGCCCCCATCGTGACCAGCGTGGCGGCGACATTCCACGCGCTGGCCGACCGCTGTGGCGTGGCCGTGCGACTGCACCTCGCCTCCGACGTCATCGCCGAGATCGACGTCCGCCGAGTCCAACGGATCCTGCGCAACCTCATCGGCAACGCCATCGAACACGCCGAGGGCAAACCGGTGTGCGTCGTCCTGGCCGCCTCCGAGACCGCCATGGCGATCGTGGTGCGCGACCGGGGCATCGGCCTGAAACCGGGCGAGGAGGAACTGGTGTTCAACCGATTCTGGCGCGCCGACCCGTCCCGAGCCCGCCAGACCGGCGGAACCGGGCTCGGCCTGTCGATCAGCGCCGAAGACGCCAAACTCCACAACGGACTGCTTGAGGCGGTGGGAACCCCCGGCGCCGGCTCGGTCTTCCGGCTCACCCTGCCACTTCGAGCCGGCGACCGAGTGATCAGTTCACCACTGCCGTTGGCCAACACCTCGGACCCCTGCAAGGGAGATGACGATGACGAAAACGATTAG
- the mtrA gene encoding MtrAB system response regulator MtrA, translated as MRARVLVVDDDPSLAEMLGIVLRTEGFTPLFVTDGEQALTAFHEHRPDVVLLDLMLPGMSGIDVCKSIRAESGVPIVMLTAKSDTVDVVLGLESGADDYIIKPFKPKELVARVRARLRRGDDVAPERLQIGRPGLQVAIDVPAHSATLNGVEVKLTPLEFDLLVALARKPRQVFTREVLLEQVWGYRHAADTRLVNVHVQRLRAKIEPDPENPQLIQTVRGVGYKAGTA; from the coding sequence ATGAGAGCAAGGGTTTTGGTGGTCGATGACGACCCCTCGCTGGCGGAGATGCTCGGTATCGTGCTGCGCACCGAGGGATTCACCCCACTATTCGTCACCGACGGCGAACAGGCGTTGACCGCGTTCCACGAACACCGCCCTGATGTCGTCCTGCTGGACTTGATGCTGCCCGGCATGAGCGGAATAGACGTCTGCAAGTCCATCCGAGCCGAATCCGGCGTCCCGATCGTCATGTTGACCGCCAAGAGCGACACCGTTGACGTCGTTCTGGGCCTGGAATCGGGTGCCGACGACTACATCATCAAGCCCTTCAAACCCAAGGAACTGGTCGCCCGAGTCCGCGCCCGCCTGCGCCGCGGAGACGACGTCGCCCCCGAACGTCTACAAATCGGACGCCCCGGACTCCAGGTCGCCATCGACGTCCCCGCGCACAGCGCGACCCTCAACGGAGTCGAAGTCAAATTGACCCCGCTGGAGTTCGACCTCCTCGTGGCGCTGGCTCGCAAACCCCGCCAGGTGTTCACCCGCGAAGTGCTGTTGGAACAGGTCTGGGGCTACCGGCACGCCGCCGACACCCGCCTGGTCAACGTCCACGTGCAGCGACTGCGCGCCAAGATCGAGCCCGACCCGGAAAACCCACAGCTCATCCAGACGGTGCGCGGTGTCGGTTACAAGGCCGGGACGGCATAG
- a CDS encoding DUF4129 domain-containing protein — MTQWWTRLVADVADWFPGGLYGLLLAVVLVAIIVGLAIQEPALYRWRRRSKKSKPVDSEVSSDITDSDSGEAVPDLPADALTARAQAFMAAGDYRGAVREWLRVMVRDLIEADAITHRPGWTVTELASAGARAIPDSATLLHEAAGIFSEVWYGSREAELVTATRMRGLRDQLGGILGAYSPTRVAEVDR, encoded by the coding sequence ATGACGCAGTGGTGGACTCGCCTGGTGGCCGATGTCGCGGACTGGTTTCCCGGCGGCTTGTACGGGCTGCTGCTGGCGGTGGTTCTGGTGGCGATCATCGTGGGCCTGGCGATTCAGGAACCGGCGTTGTATCGGTGGCGTCGCAGGTCGAAGAAGTCGAAGCCGGTCGATTCCGAGGTGTCGAGCGACATCACCGATTCGGACTCCGGCGAGGCGGTACCGGATCTGCCGGCCGACGCGTTGACGGCTCGCGCGCAGGCGTTCATGGCGGCCGGTGATTATCGTGGCGCGGTGCGGGAGTGGTTGCGAGTCATGGTGCGGGACCTGATCGAGGCCGACGCGATCACCCATCGTCCTGGCTGGACGGTTACCGAGTTGGCCTCCGCCGGTGCGCGGGCGATTCCGGACTCGGCGACGCTGTTGCACGAGGCGGCGGGAATCTTCTCGGAGGTCTGGTACGGCTCGCGAGAGGCGGAGCTGGTTACCGCGACCCGGATGCGGGGATTGCGTGATCAGCTCGGCGGCATACTCGGCGCGTACTCCCCCACTCGGGTGGCGGAGGTGGACCGATGA